A region of Vicia villosa cultivar HV-30 ecotype Madison, WI unplaced genomic scaffold, Vvil1.0 ctg.000561F_1_1, whole genome shotgun sequence DNA encodes the following proteins:
- the LOC131629392 gene encoding protein ALP1-like, producing MFLQILAHHSKNRVIKFLFNRSGETVSRYFNLVLNGILRLHEILLKAPKPVPEDCVDERWKFFKCLGALDGTHIQVNVPALDKPRYRNRKGDISTNVLGAYSRDMQFIYVLPGWEGSASNSRVLRDAISRRNGLIVPTGYYYLVDAGYTNCEGFLAPYRGCRYHRSEWRRGYTPSNKEELFNMRYSMARNVIEWTFGLLKMRWAILRSRSFYPIKIQIRIINACCLLHNFIRREMPTDPMEEQLGIDMEAQIHSEDMTNAPPISTIEGSDAWSTWRENLATET from the exons ATGTTCTTACAAATATTGGCACATCATTCAAAAAATCGTGTAATTAAATTCCTATTTAACCGATCCGGGGAAACTGTTAGTAGGTATTTTAATTTAGTCTTGAATGGGATTTTAAGATTGCATGAGATACTTCTTAAAGCTCCAAAACCTGTCCCTGAAGATTGTGTGGATGAAAGATGGAAATTTTTTAAG TGTCTTGGGGCACTGGATGGAACACATATCCAAGTCAATGTACCAGCGCTTGACAAGCCTCGATATCGTAATAGAAAAGGGGATATATCTACCAATGTTTTGGGTGCATATTCTAGGGATATGCAATTTATTTATGTGTTGCCTGGATGGGAAGGATCGGCATCAAATTCTAGGGTATTGCGGGATGCCATTTCTAGGAGGAATGGTTTAATTGTTCCAACAG GTTATTATTATCTTGTGGATGCTGGATATACAAATTGTGAAGGATTTCTCGCTCCATATAGAGGGTGTCGTTATCATCGGAGTGAATGGAGGCGTGGATACACACCTTCGAATAAAGAAGAACTCTTTAACATGAGATACTCTATGGCAAGAAATGTAATAGAATGGACTTTTGGATTGCTAAAAATGCGTTGGGCAATACTTCGGAGTCGCTCTTTCTACCCAATAAAAATTCAAATTCGCATTATAAATGCTTGTTGTTTGTTACACAACTTTATTCGAAGAGAAATGCCTACTGACCCAATGGAAGAACAATTAGGCATAGATATGGAAGCACAAATACATAGTGAAGATATGACAAATGCTCCCCCTATTAGTACCATTGAAGGAAGTGATGCATGGTCTACTTGGAGGGAAAATCTAGCAACTGAAACATGA